One genomic window of Gemmatimonadota bacterium includes the following:
- a CDS encoding SLC13 family permease — protein MKFSNAGRATTALAVWMAVWWMTEAVELYATALLPLVALPMTGAASVRAAAAPYAHELIFLFMGGFLIALAMQRWGLHRRMALRALRAAGDHPAGIVACFMGVTAFFSMWVSNTATAVMMLPIALSIIALVEQVEPGSVGGGGSGGSEDDGGVTAGGVAAGVENAGPGSKTRPHFALCLLLGIAYAASIGGIGTIIGTPPNVFLASFIQSSLGQEISFVRWMGVGLPLVAVFLPLAWLMLTRVLYPLRGERIEGSREVTERAYRELGVMSRGERVVLAVFLLAAVSWIARPLLVRFQIGDMHPLAGLSDPVIAMVAALVLFVVPVDVKRRVFVMNWETALKIPWGILLLFGGGLSLAAAIRVNGVGEYIGHQLGILSGIPVFLLVMAVIALVIFLTELTSNTATTATFIPILAALAPVFELHPFMLIVPAAIAASCAFMLPVATPPNAIVFGSGHVTIQQMIRAGFWLNLAGVVLITVLAYTVMMRMLGV, from the coding sequence GTGAAATTCTCGAACGCGGGCCGGGCCACGACGGCCCTGGCGGTGTGGATGGCGGTCTGGTGGATGACGGAGGCCGTTGAACTATACGCCACGGCGCTCCTGCCCCTGGTCGCCCTTCCCATGACCGGCGCGGCCTCGGTGCGCGCGGCGGCCGCGCCTTACGCCCACGAACTGATCTTCCTCTTCATGGGCGGCTTTCTCATTGCCCTCGCCATGCAGCGTTGGGGCCTTCATCGGCGCATGGCCCTCAGAGCGCTGCGCGCGGCCGGCGACCACCCGGCGGGCATCGTGGCCTGCTTCATGGGGGTGACGGCCTTCTTCAGCATGTGGGTGTCCAACACGGCCACCGCGGTCATGATGTTGCCCATCGCGCTGAGCATCATCGCCCTGGTCGAGCAGGTGGAGCCCGGAAGCGTGGGAGGCGGCGGGAGCGGCGGGTCGGAAGACGACGGCGGTGTGACGGCCGGCGGTGTGGCGGCAGGCGTCGAAAACGCCGGTCCCGGTTCGAAGACCCGTCCTCATTTCGCCCTGTGCCTGCTCCTGGGTATCGCCTACGCGGCGTCCATCGGCGGCATCGGTACGATCATCGGTACACCTCCCAACGTCTTCCTCGCTTCCTTCATCCAGTCCAGCCTCGGCCAGGAGATCAGCTTCGTGCGGTGGATGGGCGTGGGGCTTCCCCTGGTGGCCGTCTTCCTGCCGCTGGCCTGGCTGATGCTGACCCGGGTCCTCTATCCCCTGCGGGGCGAGCGCATCGAGGGGAGCAGGGAAGTGACGGAAAGGGCCTACCGGGAACTGGGCGTGATGTCGCGGGGGGAAAGGGTCGTCCTGGCGGTGTTCCTGCTTGCGGCCGTGTCGTGGATCGCGAGGCCGCTGCTGGTGCGCTTCCAGATCGGAGACATGCACCCGCTGGCGGGCCTGTCTGATCCGGTCATCGCCATGGTCGCGGCGCTGGTCCTCTTCGTCGTGCCGGTGGACGTGAAGCGGCGGGTGTTCGTCATGAACTGGGAAACGGCCCTGAAGATTCCCTGGGGGATCCTCCTGCTTTTCGGAGGCGGGCTCAGCCTGGCGGCGGCCATCCGGGTCAACGGCGTGGGGGAGTACATCGGGCACCAGCTTGGGATCCTGTCCGGCATCCCTGTTTTTTTGCTCGTCATGGCTGTCATCGCTTTGGTGATCTTCCTCACGGAACTGACCAGCAACACGGCCACCACGGCCACGTTCATCCCCATCCTGGCCGCCCTGGCGCCGGTTTTCGAACTGCACCCCTTCATGCTGATCGTACCGGCCGCCATCGCCGCAAGCTGCGCCTTCATGCTGCCGGTCGCCACGCCGCCCAACGCCATCGTTTTCGGGTCCGGCCACGTCACCATCCAGCAGATGATCCGCGCCGGGTTCTGGCTGAACCTGGCCGGCGTCGTCCTGATTACCGTGCTCGCATATACGGTGATGATGCGGATGCTGGGCGTTTAG
- a CDS encoding rhodanese-like domain-containing protein, with the protein MKDQIAHYENKLKYETDSYDLWESITLGKDVVVVDARSEEAFAERHIPGAVNIPHRTMDPETTGHLDKNTLYVTYCDGIGCNASTKGALNMARLGFNVKELMGGLDWWMRDGYETEGLQATEGKALVCGCG; encoded by the coding sequence ATGAAAGACCAGATCGCACACTATGAGAACAAACTGAAATACGAGACCGATTCCTATGACCTCTGGGAATCCATCACCCTGGGCAAGGACGTCGTAGTCGTGGACGCGCGGTCCGAGGAAGCCTTCGCTGAACGCCATATCCCCGGTGCCGTCAATATACCTCACCGGACCATGGATCCGGAAACCACAGGTCACCTGGACAAAAACACCCTTTACGTGACCTATTGCGACGGCATAGGGTGCAACGCGTCGACCAAAGGCGCGCTCAACATGGCCCGGCTGGGTTTCAACGTGAAGGAACTCATGGGCGGTCTGGACTGGTGGATGAGAGACGGCTACGAAACTGAAGGCCTGCAGGCGACCGAGGGCAAGGCACTCGTCTGCGGCTGCGGATAG